One segment of Chroicocephalus ridibundus chromosome 25, bChrRid1.1, whole genome shotgun sequence DNA contains the following:
- the LOC134527048 gene encoding olfactory receptor 14J1-like yields LHYGTLLGSRACVHMAAAAWGSGFLNALLHTANTFSLPLCQGNALDQFFCEIPQILKLSCTDYYFREAGLLMVSVCLGFGCFIFIVLSYVQTFRAVLRIPSEQGRHKAFSTCLPHLSVISLFLSSVMFAYLKPPSISSPALDLVVAVLYSVVPPW; encoded by the exons ctgcactacgggaccctcctgggcagcagagcttgtgtccacatggcagcagctgcctggggcagtgggtttctcaatgctctcctgcacacggccaatacattttccctacccctctgccagggcaatgccctggaccagttcttctgtgaaatcccccagatcctcaagctctcctgcacagactactacttcagggaagctgggcttcttatggttagtgtctgtttaggctttggatgttttattttcattgtgctgtcctatgtgcagaccttcagggctgtgctgaggatcccctctgagcagggacggcacaaagccttttccacgtgcctccctcatctgtctgtcatctccctgtttctcagcagtgtcatgtttgcctacctgaagcccccctccatctcctcccctgctctagacctggtggtggcagtcctgtactcagtggtgcctcca TGGTAG